A genomic stretch from Candidatus Tanganyikabacteria bacterium includes:
- a CDS encoding ABC transporter ATP-binding protein — MILQAENVSRHYTTHVEVVRALDGVSFGLAAGEVVAITGPSGSGKSTLLNVLGGLERPSDGRLLYRGADLGLASSRDLAAYRRRQVGMVFQSFNLIRRMTSLENVMLPMALDGVPPAERRARAGDLLARVGLANRREHRPAELSGGEQQRVAIARALANMPAMLLADEPTGNLDSARSAEILELLLELNRERGICLILVTHDERVAEKAGRRLAIRDGRVAG; from the coding sequence CTGATCCTTCAGGCCGAAAACGTCAGCCGGCACTACACCACGCATGTGGAGGTAGTCCGGGCGCTGGATGGCGTCTCCTTTGGCCTCGCGGCGGGCGAGGTCGTCGCCATCACGGGGCCGTCCGGTTCGGGCAAGTCGACCCTCCTCAACGTGCTGGGCGGCCTCGAACGGCCTTCCGACGGCCGCCTCCTCTATCGCGGGGCGGATCTCGGCCTCGCAAGCTCGCGCGATCTGGCCGCCTACCGGCGGCGGCAGGTCGGCATGGTGTTCCAGTCGTTCAACCTCATCCGCCGGATGACCTCCCTGGAGAACGTCATGCTGCCGATGGCCCTGGATGGCGTACCGCCGGCGGAAAGGCGGGCGCGAGCCGGCGATCTGCTCGCCCGCGTCGGCCTGGCGAACCGGCGCGAACATCGGCCCGCCGAACTGTCCGGCGGCGAGCAGCAACGGGTGGCGATCGCCCGGGCCCTGGCCAACATGCCCGCCATGCTCCTGGCCGACGAGCCCACGGGCAACCTCGACAGCGCGCGCTCGGCGGAAATCCTGGAGCTCTTGCTCGAACTCAACCGCGAGCGCGGCATCTGCCTCATCCTGGTCACGCACGACGAACGCGTGGCCGAGAAGGCCGGCCGGCGCCTGGCCATCCGCGACGGGCGCGTGGCCGGCTGA
- a CDS encoding ferredoxin family protein — protein sequence MPYVITDKCLGERYADCIGVCPVNCIYPGEHNGEVFCVVDPEVCIDCGACLPACPIDAIVPDVDDSPEWAQINADLSPAWKDNAPVETRPEGDPPRKPGNVRVH from the coding sequence GTGCCATACGTCATTACAGACAAGTGCCTGGGCGAGCGGTATGCCGACTGCATCGGCGTGTGCCCCGTCAATTGCATCTACCCCGGCGAGCACAACGGGGAAGTCTTCTGCGTCGTCGATCCCGAAGTCTGCATCGACTGCGGAGCCTGCCTGCCGGCCTGCCCGATCGACGCGATCGTGCCCGACGTGGATGACTCGCCCGAGTGGGCCCAGATCAACGCCGATCTCAGCCCGGCGTGGAAGGACAACGCGCCGGTCGAGACGCGCCCCGAGGGCGATCCGCCGCGCAAGCCGGGAAACGTTCGGGTCCACTGA